The Pochonia chlamydosporia 170 chromosome 1, whole genome shotgun sequence genome window below encodes:
- a CDS encoding metal-dependent amidase/aminoacylase/carboxypeptidase (similar to Colletotrichum fioriniae PJ7 XP_007601138.1) has protein sequence MPTDWEQIREVVNTHLDQQSPELLKINQSLHTNPELAYKEFFAHDTISNFLEKQGFTTARKTYGLDTSFEATIGTGGRLVIICAEYDALPDIGHACGHNLIATSSIAAFLGAAHAMKTLGIDGRLRILGTPAEEGGGGKARLIKAGAFSPPEDIAAAIMAHPVPKHAIGGIAGLAALDLIASHKFRVEFTGKSAHAAGEPWNGTNALDAAVGAYNNVSMLRQQIRPEERVHGVFEVGGTVPNVIPDYTRMNWYVRAPTTAQGEKLQTRVHACIDAAATATGCSHNYIVADTYKHVISNPTLCEQYVEDMAQVGEKVLAKIDQQLVASTDMGNVSHECPSFHGSFSIPAPDDAALHSRIFAAAAGKPEAHEAAMKSAKGMAMMAMRLIVDEQFAAQVRKDFDRRND, from the exons atgCCAACAGATTGGGAACAAATCCGAGAAGTGGTCAACACTCACCTCGACCAACAAAGCCCTGAGCTTCTCAAGATCAACCAATCCCTCCACACCAACCCCGAACTAGCATACAAGGAATTCTTCGCCCACGACACAATATCCAACTTCCTCGAAAAGCAAGGCTTTACCACCGCCCGTAAGACCTACGGCCTAGACACCAGCTTTGAAGCAACCATTGGCACCGGCGGCCGTCTAGTCATCATATGCGCCGAGTATGATGCCCTCCCTGACATCGGCCACGCCTGCGGGCACAATCTCATTGCCACTTCGTCAATCGCCGCGTTCCTAGGAGCCGCACACGCAATGAAGACGCTGGGCATTGACGGCCGTCTAAGAATACTAGGAACACCCGcggaagaaggcggcggaggcAAAGCCCGGCTCATCAAGGCCGGTGCCTTTTCTCCTCCCGAGGATATTGccgctgccatcatggctcacCCCGTTCCGAAGCACGCCATCGGCGGTATCGCCGGTCTAGCTGCACTGGATCTCATTGCGAGCCACAAATTCCGCGTCGAGTTTACTGGAAAGTCCGCACATGCGGCTGGGGAGCCTTGGAACGGGACAAACGCCCTAGATGCAGCTGTCGGTGCGTACAACAACGTCAGCATGTTGAGGCAGCAGATTCGGCCGGAGGAACGAGTCCATGGCGTCTTTGAGGTGGGCGGGACGGTACCAAATGTCATCCCCGACTACACGAGGATGAACTGGTATGTCCGGGCGCCGACTACGGCACAGGGCGAAAAGCTGCAAACGAGGGTGCATGCCTGTATCGATGCTGCCGCCACCGCTACGGGTTGCAGTCACAATTACATCGT AGCCGACACGTACAAACATGTTATATCGAACCCAACTCTTTGCGAACAATACGTCGAAGACATGGCTCAAGTTGGAGAGAAAGTCCTCGCCAAGATCGACCAACAACTAGTGGCATCCACCGACATGGGCAACGTGTCACACGAGTGCCCTTCCTTCCACGGGAGCTTCTCGATTCCCGCCCCAGATGACGCAGCTTTGCATAGTAGGATCTTTGCCGCCGCGGCAGGGAAGCCAGAGGCTCACGAGGCTGCTATGAAGAGTGCAAAGGGCATGGCTATGATGGCAATGAGGTTGATTGTGGATGAGCAGTTTGCAGCACAAGTAAGGAAAGATTTTGACAGGAGGAATGATTAG